A window of the Saccharomyces eubayanus strain FM1318 chromosome II, whole genome shotgun sequence genome harbors these coding sequences:
- the DPP1 gene encoding bifunctional diacylglycerol diphosphate phosphatase/phosphatidate phosphatase encodes MNINRLSFMRTPFNIAPKWRVEDVLLLIIMVVLNYPIYYQEPFQRQFYINDLTIAHPYATTQRVNDFMLFVYSFVVPFLTILIVGSILGDRRHLVFILYTSLLGLFLAWFSTSFLTNFIKNWIGRLRPDFLARCEPQEDLPFDTLFTAIEVCTTKNHERLLDGFRTTPSGHSSESFAGLGYLYFWLCGQLLTESPVVPIWRKMVAFIPLLGASLIALSRTQDYRHHFVDVLLGSILGYVMGHFFYRRTFPAIDDPLSFKPLMDDSDVTLEETINHQRISDEELHPLSDDGL; translated from the coding sequence ATGAACATAAATAGGCTTTCCTTTATGAGGACGCCCTTTAACATAGCGCCTAAGTGGAGAGTGGAGGACGTTTTGCTTCTCATCATTATGGTGGTATTAAACTACCCCATATATTACCAGGAACCGTTCCAGCGCCAATTTTACATCAATGACCTCACCATTGCACATCCTTATGCAACAACTCAGCGTGTCAATGATTTTAtgctttttgtttatagTTTCGTTGTGCCTTTTTTGACTATACTGATCGTAGGTTCCATTTTGGGCGATAGAAGGCATTTGGTCTTTATTCTATACACATCTCTTTTGGGTTTATTTCTCGCCTGGTTTAGCACCAGTTTCCTCACAAACTTCATCAAGAATTGGATAGGAAGGCTGAGACCAGATTTTCTAGCTCGTTGTGAACCTCAAGAAGACCTACCGTTCGACACCTTATTTACCGCAATAGAAGTGTGTACTACGAAAAACCACGAACGTTTATTGGATGGGTTCAGAACAACTCCGTCAGGACACTCAAGTGAGAGTTTTGCAGGATTAGGatatttgtatttttgGCTATGTGGTCAACTTTTAACTGAATCCCCAGTAGTACCCATATGGAGGAAAATGGTAGCCTTTATACCTTTGTTAGGAGCTTCACTTATCGCTCTTTCTAGAACTCAGGACTACAGACACCATTTCGTTGACGTCCTTTTGGGATCCATACTGGGCTATGTGATGGGGCATTTCTTTTATAGAAGAACCTTTCCGGCCATTGATGATCCCCTTTCCTTCAAACCATTGATGGATGATTCAGATGTCACACTGGAAGAAACGATTAACCATCAAAGAATTTCAGACGAGGAGCTACACCCTTTGTCTGATGACGGTCTTTAA
- the MRX10 gene encoding Mrx10p, whose amino-acid sequence MLPIKVLPNSFSFVSRLQIRWIRTNLLVMNSKVGDDSSRGKVAAEKKANKDSSPMDTKIKTMKTLTNSKNPTRYLRRSFVPNHRNEEREHDNLKDVLSKKYLKMESCTTITTGEGYNLKECVRFLKSQGYKPTNLITGEIVTFRYQDNGHKGDIMILGQNGSIVSWGFGESTVRDKIVPLVEGASINPLAKEDFETEDMDYVELVKKQDVERFLSGNNGAKPKFVDESFLSGDLILINSLDADQGMLDKAAFSSGLSRSTNLAVLEEAMEKHISKTRTITENISKGTKLNLKSNDALKSIGRLFLIRGKLNLYSELIETPDLYWSEPQLEVIFKNVSRYLDIGPRINILNSKLDYSTDECRALISLLNERNGAFLEWIIIYLIAFELCFEIYHFYQRYYSPQCIETKSNDPNVKEKN is encoded by the coding sequence ATGCTTCCAATTAAAGTACTACCAAATTCATTCAGTTTCGTATCAAGATTGCAAATTCGATGGATTAGAACTAATTTGTTAGTGATGAATTCTAAGGTCGGAGATGACTCTTCGAGAGGTAAGGTAGCCGCAGAGAAGAAGGCCAATAAGGACAGTAGTCCAATGGATacgaaaatcaaaacaatgaaGACGCTCACGAACTCGAAGAATCCAACACGTTATTTGAGACGAAGTTTTGTACCAAACCACAGAAATGAGGAGAGAGAACATGATAATTTAAAGGATGTATTGAGCAAAAAGTATTTGAAGATGGAAAGTTGTACTACTATTACTACAGGAGAAGGATACAACCTTAAAGAATGCGTCAGGTTCCTAAAAAGTCAAGGATATAAACCGACAAACTTGATAACCGGTGAAATCGTTACATTTAGGTACCAGGATAATGGCCATAAGGGAGATATAATGATTCTGGGCCAAAATGGATCTATTGTGAGTTGGGGTTTCGGTGAATCTACCGTTAGAGACAAAATAGTGCCTTTAGTTGAAGGAGCAAGTATAAATCCGTTGGCTAAAGAAGATTTCGAGACAGAAGATATGGACTACGTGGAATTAgtaaagaaacaagatgTTGAAAGGTTTCTCAGCGGAAACAATGGGGCGAAGCCAAAATTTGTGGACGAAAGCTTTCTTTCTGGGGATTTGATACTAATCAATTCGTTAGATGCCGATCAAGGAATGTTAGATAAGGCAGCGTTTTCCAGTGGGCTGTCTAGAAGCACTAATTTGGCTGTCCTGGAAGAAGCTATGGAAAAACACATATCAAAAACGAGAACAATAACGGAAAATATTTCTAAAGGGACTAAATTGAATTTAAAATCAAATGATGCATTAAAATCAATAGGCCGGCTCTTTTTAATCAGAGGGAAATTGAATCTCTACTCCGAACTGATTGAAACTCCTGATCTTTATTGGAGTGAACCTCAGCTAGAAGtaatttttaaaaatgtGTCGAGGTACTTAGACATTGGCCCACGAATAAACATTCTGAACAGTAAACTGGATTACTCTACGGATGAATGTCGAGCTCTTATTTCTCTTCTAAACGAAAGGAATGGTGCTTTTTTGGAATGGATTATTATATATCTAATTGCCTTCGAGCTATGCTTTGaaatatatcatttttaCCAAAGATACTATTCTCCTCAGTGTATAGAGACGAAGAGTAATGATCCGAatgttaaagaaaagaattag
- the GCN2 gene encoding serine/threonine-protein kinase GCN2, translating into MSLSHLTLDQYYEIQCNELEAMRSIYMDDFSDLTKKRSSWDKQPQIIFEVSLRSVDKEPVESSLTLHFAMTPMYPFTAPEIEFKNIENVMDSHLEVLRTEFKKIHNTSRGQEIIFEITSFTQEKLDEFQNVVNTHSLEDDRLQRIKETKEKLEKEEREKQRETIKRRSDEQRRIDEIVQRELEKRQDDDDDELLLNRSTQLDLHPPSEWVASGEAIVFSKTIKAKLPNNSMFKFKAVVNPKPIKLISDLFSFSKQFLVKPYIPPESPLADFLMSSEMMENFYYLLSEIELDNSYFNTSNGKKEIANLEKELETVLRVKHDNVNRLYGYTVERKGRNNATFVWKIRILTEYSNYYPVGDLIQSVGFVNLATARIWMIRLLEGLEAIHKLGIVHRCINLDTVILVKDADFGSTIPKLVHSTYGYVILNMLSRYPNKHGSSIELPPDTWIAPELVKFKNSKPQRLTDIWQLGVLFIQIISGSDTVINFTTPQEFLDSTSMNESLYDLLSKMLHVDPKKRLGTLELLPMKFLRTNIDSTINRFNLVSEGTNCNSLDQVSGDTVNCGGGSRRTISQTSIRRRSFNVGSRFSSINPATRSRYASDFEEIAVLGQGAFGQVVKARNALDSRYYAIKKIRHTEEKLSTILSEVMLLASLNHQYVVRYYAAWLEEDNVDENVFESTEEESDVSESCSDFEENDLLDQSSIFKSRTNHDLDNSNWDFISGSGYPDIVFENSSRENEKEGVSHDPSSSSSSSSSSSSSSSSESDEDTSKESMSSLKPLKRKNRMMPMTAVKKKSTLFIQMEYCENRTLYDLIHSENLSQQRDEYWRLFRQILEALSYIHSQGIIHRDLKPMNIFIDESRNVKIGDFGLAKNVHRSLDILKLDSQNLPGSSDNLTSAIGTAMYVATEVLDGKGHYNEKIDMYSLGIIFFEMIYSFSTGMERVNILKKLRSVSIEFPPDFDDNKMKVEKKIIRLLVDHDPNKRPGARMLLNSGWLPVKHQDEVIKEALKSLSNPSSPWQQQVRESLFDQSYSLTNDILFDISIPTSTPFANILRSQMTEEVVKIFRKHGGIENNAPPRIFPKAPIYGTQNVYEVLDKGGTVLQLQYDLTYPMARYLSKNPSLISKQYRMQHVYRPPDHSRSSLEPRKFGEIDFDIISKSSSESGFYDAESLKIIDEILTVFPVFEKTNTFFILNHADILESVFNFTNIDKAQRPLVSRMLSQVGFARSFKEVKNELKAQLNISSTALNDLELFDFRLDFEAAKKRLYKLMIDSSHLKKIEDSLSHMAKVLGFLKPLEVTRNVVISPLSNYNSAFYKGGIMFHAVYDDGSSRNMIAAGGRYDTLISFFARPSGRKSSNTQRAVGFNLAWETIFGIAQNYFKLASGNRIKKRNRFLKDTAVDWKPSRCDVLISSFSNSLLDTIGITILNTLWKKNIKADMLRDCSSVDDVVSGAQQDGIDWILLIKQQAYPLTNQKRKYKPLKIKKLSTNVDIDLDLDEFLTLYQQETGGKPLINDSLTLGDKIDEFKRWDESSSAGSSQEGDADDVVAGSTNNQKVIYVPNMATRSKKANKREKWVYEDAARNSSNMVIHSLSNAPIITVDALRDETLEIISITSLAQKEEWLRKVFGSGNNSTPRSFATSIYNNLSKEAHKGNKWAILYCHKTGKSSVIDLQR; encoded by the coding sequence ATGTCATTGAGCCATCTCACTTTAGACCAATATTATGAGATACAATGCAATGAGCTTGAAGCCATGCGTTCCATTTATATGGATGATTTTAGTGATTTGACTAAAAAGAGATCTAGCTGGGATAAGCAACCTCAAATCATATTCGAAGTCTCCCTTCGATCTGTTGACAAAGAACCAGTGGAATCATCTTTGACATTGCATTTTGCTATGACACCAATGTATCCTTTTACCGCCCCAGAAATAGAATTCAAGAATATAGAAAATGTAATGGATAGTCACCTAGAGGTGCTAAGGactgaattcaaaaaaattcataatACTTCCCGGGGTCAAGAGATTATATTCGAGATTACCTCCTTCACACAGGAGAAGTTGGACGAGTTTCAAAATGTAGTTAATACACActctttggaagatgatCGCCTACAAAGgataaaagaaactaaagaaaagttggaaaaggaagaaaggGAAAAGCAACGGGAGACGATAAAGAGAAGATCTGACGAACAGCGCAGGATAGATGAAATTGTTCAAAGAGAATTGgagaaaagacaagacgatgatgatgatgaattgCTACTCAATAGGTCCACGCAATTAGACTTACATCCTCCTTCGGAATGGGTTGCATCAGGGGAAGCCATTGTCTTTTCGAAAACTATAAAAGCAAAACTACCTAATAACTCAATGTTCAAATTTAAGGCAGTTGTGAATCCCAAGCCCATAAAATTAATTTCAGACCTATTCAGCTTTTCGAAGCAATTTCTCGTAAAGCCTTATATACCACCCGAATCTCCCCTAGCAGATTTTCTAATGTCATCTGAAATGatggaaaatttttattatttactaTCCGAAATTGAGTTGGATAATAGTTATTTTAATACAAGCaatggaaagaaagaaatagcGAACTTGGAGAAGGAATTGGAGACTGTGCTAAGAGTCAAGCACGATAATGTAAATCGATTGTATGGTTACACAGTTGAGCGTAAGGGGAGAAACAATGCCACATTTGTTTGGAAAATCAGGATTTTGACTGAGTACTCTAACTACTATCCTGTAGGAGATTTGATACAATCCGTCGGATTTGTTAATTTAGCGACAGCACGTATTTGGATGATCAGGCTACTAGAAGGATTGGAAGCTATACACAAATTAGGTATTGTTCATAGATGTATCAACTTAGATACAGTAATTTTGGTCAAGGATGCAGATTTCGGAAGTACTATTCCTAAGCTAGTTCATTCTACTTATGGTTATGTCATTTTAAATATGCTATCGAGATATCCAAACAAACACGGTTCTTCGATTGAGTTACCTCCAGACACATGGATAGCCCCTGAGTTGGTGaaatttaaaaattctaaGCCTCAAAGACTGACTGATATCTGGCAACTTGgtgttttatttattcaaatAATAAGTGGTTCTGATACAGTTATAAACTTTACAACACCCCAAGAATTTCTGGACTCAACCAGTATGAATGAGAGTTTGTATGaccttctttcaaaaatgctTCATGTTGATCCCAAGAAAAGATTAGGAACATTAGAATTATTGCCTATGAAGTTCTTGAGGACCAATATTGACTCTACTATAAATCGGTTTAACTTAGTTTCCGAAGGCACCAATTGCAATTCATTGGATCAAGTTTCTGGAGACACCGTTAACTGTGGGGGTGGAAGCCGAAGAACTATTTCACAAACTAGTATACGAAGAAGATCTTTTAACGTTGGCTCtagattttcttctatAAATCCTGCGACACGATCTCGATATGCttctgattttgaagaaattgcagTTTTGGGCCAGGGCGCATTCGGTCAAGTGGTTAAAGCACGTAACGCTCTTGACAGCAGGTATTATGCAATCAAAAAGATCAGACatacagaagaaaaactgtcTACTATTTTAAGCGAAGTGATGTTATTAGCGAGCTTGAATCATCAGTATGTTGTTCGCTATTATGCTGCATGGctagaagaagacaatGTTGATGAGAACGTTTTTGAGTCgactgaagaagaaagcgaTGTAAGCGAATCCTGCtctgattttgaagaaaacgattTATTGGACCAAAGCAGTATTTTTAAAAGTAGGACAAATCATGATTTGGATAACAGTAACTGGGATTTCATATCTGGCTCAGGATATCCTGACatcgtttttgaaaacagttctcgtgaaaatgaaaaagaaggtgtGAGCCATGatccttcttcttcttcttcctcttcttcctcttcttcctcttcttcttcaagcGAAAGTGATGAAGATACTAGTAAAGAATCAATGAGCAGCCTGAAaccattgaaaaggaagaatcGCATGATGCCTATGACGGctgtaaaaaagaaaagcacCCTTTTCATCCAAATGGAGTACTGTGAAAATAGAACATTATATGATTTGATCCATTCTGAAAATCTGAGTCAACAGCGTGATGAATATTGGAGGTTATTTCGACAAATATTGGAGGCTTTGAGCTATATACATTCCCAAGGTATTATCCATAGAGATTTAAAGCcaatgaatatttttatcGATGAATCGAGAAACGTAAAAATCGGTGATTTTGGGTTAGCTAAGAATGTGCATAGATCTCTAGATATTCTCAAGTTAGATTCACAAAATCTGCCAGGTAGTTCAGACAACTTGACCTCTGCGATTGGTACAGCTATGTATGTCGCTACTGAAGTTTTGGATGGTAAAGGCCattataatgaaaagattgatATGTACTCACTTGGAatcatattttttgaaatgattTATTCATTCAGTACCGGTATGGAGAGAgttaatattttgaagaagttacGGTCAGTGTCGATAGAGTTTCCTCCTGATTTTGACGATAACAAGATGAAAGTtgagaagaagataataaGGCTATTGGTGGATCATGACCCTAATAAAAGGCCAGGCGCCAGGATGCTCTTAAATAGTGGTTGGCTTCCAGTAAAGCACCAAGATGAAGTGATCAAAGAAGCGTTAAAGAGTTTGTCGAATCCATCGTCCCCTTGGCAACAACAGGTGAGAGAAAGCTTGTTTGACCAGTCTTACAGCTTAACAAATGATATACTGTTTGATATTTCCATCCCAACATCTACTCCGTTTGCAAACATCCTCAGATCTCAAATGACTGAAGAGGTAGTTAAAATTTTTAGGAAACACGGAGGTATTGAGAACAATGCCCCTCCGAGGATTTTTCCAAAGGCTCCTATATATGGTACGCAAAACGTGTATGAAGTCCTTGATAAAGGCGGTACTGTTTTACAACTGCAATATGATTTAACTTATCCGATGGCTCGGTATTTGTCTAAGAACCCAAGTTTAATTTCTAAGCAGTATAGAATGCAACACGTTTACAGACCTCCTGATCACTCGAGGTCAAGCTTGGAACCTAGAAAGTTTGGCGagattgattttgatataatatcaaaatcttcttcgGAGTCAGGCTTTTATGATGCAGAAAGTCTGAAAATTATAGACGAAATTTTAACCGTATTTCctgtatttgaaaaaacaaatacattttttatattaaACCACGCTGATATTTTAGAAAGTGTTTTTAATTTTACAAATATCGATAAAGCTCAAAGACCTCTGGTCTCACGTATGCTTTCACAAGTCGGATTTGCAAGATCGTTCAAGGAAGTGAAGAATGAATTAAAGGCACAATTAAATATATCTTCTACAGCATTAAATGATTTGGAGCTGTTTGATTTCAGATTGGATTTTGAAGCAGCTAAGAAGCGTCTTTATAAATTAATGATCGATAGTTCCCatctcaaaaaaattgaggATTCTTTGTCGCACATGGCGAAAGTGCTTGGTTTTCTGAAGCCCCTTGAGGTTACTAGAAATGTTGTCATATCGCCATTGAGTAACTATAACAGCGCTTTCTACAAAGGAGGTATCATGTTTCATGCAGTGTATGACGACGGGTCATCGCGTAACATGATAGCTGCCGGAGGAAGGTATGATACTCtgatatcattttttgcCAGGCCATCAGGTAGAAAGAGTAGCAATACACAAAGAGCCGTAGGATTTAACCTGGCTTGGGAGACGATTTTTGGTATAGCTCAGAACTATTTTAAACTGGCCTCTGGAAATAGAattaaaaagagaaatagaTTTCTGAAAGATACCGCTGTTGATTGGAAGCCGAGCAGATGTGATGTTTTGATATCAAGTTTTTCGAACTCTTTACTGGACACTATCGGAATTACAATATTAAACACACtatggaagaaaaatatcaaagcAGATATGCTAAGAGATTGTTCATCGGTGGACGATGTCGTTAGCGGTGCCCAGCAAGATGGTATAGATTGGATCTTGCTAATTAAGCAGCAAGCATATCCACTAACCAaccagaaaagaaaatacaagccactaaagataaaaaaactgaGTACAAACGTTGACATAGATTTAGATCTTGACGAATTTTTAACCTTATACCAGCAAGAAACTGGTGGCAAACCCTTAATCAACGATAGCTTAACCCTAGGTGATAAAATTGATGAGTTTAAAAGATGGGATGAAAGCAGCAGTGCCGGTAGTAGTCAAGAGGGAGATGCAGatgatgttgttgctggTTCAACTAATAATCAAAAGGTAATTTATGTTCCGAATATGGCTACAAGATCTAAGAAAGCcaataaaagagaaaaatggGTATACGAGGACGCAGCTAGAAATTCTTCGAATATGGTAATACATAGTTTATCCAATGCACCAATTATTACTGTTGATGCATTGAGGGATGAAACCTTGGAAATTATCTCAATTACATCCCTGGCTCAGAAGGAAGAATGGCTGAGGAAAGTATTTGGGTCAGGTAATAATTCAACCCCTAGGAGCTTTGCCACGAGCATTTATAACAACCTCTCCAAGGAGGCCcataaaggaaataaaTGGGCCATTTTGTATTGCCACAAGACTGGGAAATCATCTGTTATTGACTTACAAAGATGA